The genomic stretch CAGCTCGAGCCCGGCGACGAGGGGTGCGGCGACCTCGGCGAAGGGGACGCCCATGCCGGCGAAGCCCTGGGTGACGCCGGGGATCCCCTGGCTGAACTTCTGGGCACCGTGGGCGATGAAGACGACGCCGAGGACGACGCGGAGCACGGTCAGGCCGATGGAGGTCGATGTGGTTCGCATGCCCACGACGCTAAGTGGTGACGTGTCATCCAACCGGGGCACCGGGGTGACTACCGGGGGTCTGTCAGGGGGATGCCAGACGGCGGTCCGCAGAACTGCGGACCGCCGTACAGCAACGACTGTTGCTCAGGAAGAAGCGCCGCGTCCGGTCTTCTCCTGCAGGCGCTCGATGTGCTCCGACGCCTCGGCCTTGGTGAGGTCGGCCGACAGTTCCTCGCCGGCTTCACGGGCGAGGGTGTCGAGGTAGCTGCGCTGCGGGCCGGTCATCGGCTCGTCGCCGGTGACCCACTGCTCGGGG from Curtobacterium sp. MCLR17_032 encodes the following:
- a CDS encoding DUF3072 domain-containing protein, with protein sequence MSDADQNQPETLGGERPDPSTTASKDPEQWVTGDEPMTGPQRSYLDTLAREAGEELSADLTKAEASEHIERLQEKTGRGASS